In Crinalium epipsammum PCC 9333, the genomic window TAGTAACATATTCCAGCCAACCAAATAAGGGAAATCTTAATAATTTTGCCCAGAATGCAATGATTAATCCAGCTATAATTGTTAGCGGGAATGGGCTGTCTGAGTAATATAATTCGCGTTCTAGTTCATCTAAACGTTGTAATATTTCGTTAGCATTGATCGGGCGATCGCTCGGATTTTGCGCCATTAACCAATCAAGAAAATCCATCAGCAATGGTGAAATCCCATCAGCATTACCGCGCCAGTAAATCTCATCTGTTTGAGGATCGTAAAAGTCTAAAGGATGATATCCCGTAAGTAGAAAAACAAACGTGCGTCCTAAAGCATAAAAATCTGATTGTAGTAATGGTTGATTACTAACTTGTTCCGGTGGAGTATAACCAGGGGAAATAACTGCTGGAATAGCATCTTCCATCCCATTACTAGCTAGGTGGAGATAGGTCAATTCACGAGCGGTAGCAAAGTCAATTAATACTAAATTACCTGTTGCTTGTGGGGTAGGGTAAACAGCCCTGGTATCCCCGCCACGAGAGGCATCTGAGGGTGCAAACTTGATATTTGAAGGTTTAATATTCCAGTGGTAGTAATCTTGGCTATGTACAGCAACTAAAATTTCTGCTATTTGTCTTAAATATGCGATCGCTTCCTTTTCAGATATTAGTCGATTTCCCTGTTGCTGTAACAACTCTTCAAAGTTGTAACCCTCAATATGCTCAATGGCGATGCAGTGCAACAGCAAACCATCGCGCGTCTGATACTGGAAATAACCATCTATTTGTGGAATTCCACGATGGTTTAGCTGTCCTAAAATATTTGCTTCTTCTTGAAAGAGTTCTACTGCTCTGGGGTGAGTATTAAGATGTTCTTTGAGAACTTTAATAATTTTGGGCGTATTTTGTTCATACGCCTCATATACCTTGCTAAAGTTATTATTATCAGTCAGCAGGCGCATCACCTGATAGCGATTGTCCAGCAGCAACTCAGAACCACAACTTAAACAGAAGCGGGTGTTGTCGTTATCCGCGTTAATTCTAGGACAGTTCGGATTGATGCACAGGCTCATAAGTTTAATATTAAATTAATGGAATAATAACCCCACATCCAACCCCCTCCTAGTTTACAGCGAGGGGGCTAATTGCAGGTAATTTGGGTAAATTTGGGAACCGAGCGATCGCACACTAGACCTGTTGCATAAGTTAAATTTTGGATAATTAACCACAGATAAACACAGATGCACACAGATGGTATAAGTGATTGAAAGCAAGAAGTCTAGTTTACACTTATTGCTATAAGTCCCCAAATATTTTAAGGGCTGAGATGACGTGCTGCTAGGTGCATAGCATCGGAAATATCAACATCGCCGTCGTGATCTGCATCCAAGAAGGCGTTAAGTACAGGATTCCCTCCTTGGGGACTTTGAGCGTTGGTTCCAGTTTGCAGCATATTCAACACAATAGGCACTAAAATAGGCAGCATTTGTTGAATCATCTGCGGATTTAAACCTGTTTTTTGAGCAACTGCATCTATAACTCCGTTAGTTTGATCAGGAGAGAATACGGAATTAACAGCTTGGGGATTTGGGTAAGACCCACTATATTGATTAACTATAGATTGTGCTTGCTCAGAGCCTTCAGTATCTCGCTTTTGCTGTAAAGCTGAACGCACATAGTTACCAACAATTGATAAAGCGGATTGAGTAGTGTTGCGATCAGTACCATAGCTATCACTTACTTGATCCACTGTACTGAGAATACTTGCTACTTGACCCGAACTGGCTGCTTGATCGGAATTTTGTAATGCTCCCAAAATTTGGCTAAAAAAGGTCATAATTTTTACTTTCCTTGACTTTACTCCACTCAATCTCGCACAGGCTAATGAGTGATTACCTCTAGCTAATAGCAGAAAATACAAGGGAGACTAGAATTAGATGCGTCTTCTATTACAACTATCTCGTTGGACTGGGAGATAATTCAGACAACTATATATATATTGCCCCAATGCCTCTGCCGCGCTTATTGACGCTAATTTTTGGCATCAGCTTGATCCTGGGGCTGGTGCTATGGCTGATTAATTCTCTATATCGCTTATATTGGCAAGTTTCGTTTACTTCGCCTTTTTTGGCGTTTCTACTGCTGTTATTGATTATTGCCTTACTAGGCGTTTTAATTTGGTCGTTTATTTATTACTTAGGATTATTTGGGCGCAGACAAACACCAAGGCGACGACTTGCGCCGAAGGTTCCAGCAGTAAAGACGGAAGCGGCGGAGGAAACGCTACGGGCGGTACGTCAACAGGTGGGGCAAATTCAAGATGAGGTGGCAAAGCAAGCTTTATTAGAGCGATCGCGCGAAATTGAAGCTAATCTAGCAAGAGGAGAACTATTAGTTGTCGTCTTTGGTACGGGTTCGGCTGGTAAAACTTCTTTAGTTAATGGGTTAATTGGGCGCATGGTGGGTAAGGTAGATGCGCCGATGGGAACTACTGAGGTAGGGGAAACTTATACCTTAAAGTTGAAGGGATTAAATAGACAAATTTTAATTACAGATACCCCAGGAATTTTAGAAGCTGGCGTTGCTGGTACTGAAAGGGAACAGTTAGCAAGACAGTTGGCGACGGAAGCAGATTTATTATTATTTGTAGTGGATAATGATTTGCGCCAGTCGGAGTATAACCCGCTTAAGGCGTTGGCGGAGATAGGGAAGCGATCGCTCCTCATCTTAAATAAAACTGATTTATATACACAAGAAGACCAAGAAGTAATTTTAGCTCGATTGCGGGAACGAGTACGCGGGTTTATTGCTAGTTCGGATATAGTTGCGATCGCAGCTAATCCTGAAGCAGCATTATTAGAATCTGGGGAAACCTTTAAACCCGACCCTGATATTATGCCCTTAATTCGACGCATGGCAGCAGTTTTACGGGCAGAAGGAGAAGATTTAGTTGCCGATAATATCTTATTACAATCGCAAAGATTAGGAGATGACGCAAGGCGTTTACTTGATGCCCAACGCCGTCGCCAAGCCGAAAAAGTAGTAGAAAGATTTCAATGGATTGGTGCTGGTGTGATTGCCGTGACACCATTACCAGTTGTAGATTTATTAGCTACAGCCGCAGTTAATGCCCAAATGGTAGTAGAAATTGGCAGAATTTACGGCTGTGAATTAAATATGGATCGCGGTAAGGAATTAGCCCTTTCTTTAGGTAAAACATTAGCAAGTTTAGGGATTGTTAAAGGTGCAATCGAATTAATTTCCACTGCATTACAGTTAAATGTAGCTACTTATTTATTAGGTAAAGCTATTCAAGGAGTGACAGCAGCTTATTTAACTAGAATTGCTGGAAAAAGCTTTATTGAATACTTCCGTCAAGACCAAGATTGGGGTGATGGAGGAATTACAGAAGTAGTGCAAAGACAGTTTCAACTTAATCGTAAAGATGAGTTTGTGAAGGCATTTGTTACAGAAGCGATCGCGCGAGTTGTTAAGCCTTTAACTGATAATTCTGAAGCAATTGAAGCGGAAAAAATTCATCGTAATCAAGAAGATGATTGGCAGTAAATTTGTGCGCTATGTATAATTATAGAGAATATCATTTGCGTTGAATTAACCGTAATAAAAACCGATTGAATTGTAGGGGCGGATTGACAGATCAAATCTGCTACTGATAAACATATAAATTTAACCCGCCCTTACACCTATTATGGTTAACCACCCCAACTTAATATAATTTACCCAACCTACTATAAATATGCAAGCCACAGAAACAAAAACCACTACTCCAGAACAATATTTAGAGATAGAAACTCTAGCAGAATATAAAAGTGAATATTACGATGGTGAGGTAGTTCCAATGGCAGGCGGTTCCCCTAATCATAATCGGATAGCACTTAATTTTAGCGGTGCGTTGAATTTTGCATTAAAAGGGCAAAAATATGATGTCTTTATGACTGATATGCGCTTATGGATACCTCGGCAACGCATTTACACATATCCAGACGTGATGGTTGTTGCAGGAAATTTAGAATTTGCCGAAGGAAGAAAAGATACAATTACTAACCCTTTATTAATTGTAGAAGTATTATCAAAATCTACTAAGAATTTTGATTTGGGTGAAAAATTTGAGTTTTATCGAACTATTCCAACATTTCAAGAATATATTCTGATCGATCAGACTAAAATTCATGTAGAACAGTTTGCCAAAACTACTGATAATAAGTGGCTTTTGTCTGAGTATGAAGATGAAAACGCTACTTTAGCATTAACTAATCTTCAATTTGAAATTCCGCTAGTAGATATTTACAGCCGTGTAGAGTTTAATGAATAGTAAATATCGTCTGAAAGAATTAATAAAGAATGTTATACGCTTCAGCATTAATCAATCTGTGGAAAAATTTTGTCTAAAGCGAAACCCCAAACCCCATGTTAGATCTGGAGAATGCTTTGAAATAATGTTTTATTGGCAGATCTATGAACAAATGACGGGAAAAATAGTAAAATCTACTTCAATAGATACGTTAATAGAAATAGCTTTAGAAGAATGGCTAGAGAGAGTTGATAATTAAGTATTCTGGCTCATATAAGCACTCTTATGTAATGCCTTGATTTTAAGAGGGGCTGGTGATTAGGGATTAAGTGCAAAATACTCTATTTTTTCTGGCTATTTCTAGCATCCAAAAATTTTAATTGCTGGTAAAGCATGGCTGTTTTTGGTAAATTTACCCCTACTTTTTGAGCAGCACGTAAAGGATTACCAAACATGGTTTCTACTTCAAGCGATCGCCTTTCCTCATAATCAATCTTCATACTCGTCCGGTACGGTTTCGTTTTTACCGTGTAATCCAGCATTTTTTGTATAAAACTGTCAGATATGATCCGACCACAAGCTGCTGCACCTGCTACAACTTCCTGCATTAACTGTTCTACTAAAACGCGGGCGTGTGGATCAGCCATTAATTCATCTGTTAGCGCATCAAGAACTACAGATAGCCCATTATAAGGAATATTCCAAACCAGTTTTTGCCAACGTGCTAACAATAAATCTTCAGCCAAAAGTATCGGAATCCCAGTGCTATCAAAGTCACTTTTAATCTGGCGCATTCGCTCACTAATTCCAACTACTTGATAGTCAGGTACATATTCACCGAGTTTAATTTCACCATAATCTAAGTGGCGAATGTGTCCAGGTGCTACTTTATTAGAACAAAGAAAACATAACCCACCGATTACCCGATCTGCACCAACAATATCAGCAACTTCTTCTTCAACACCTAAGCCATTTTGCAGCACTAAAACCACGCCGTCATCTTTGACGACATTTGGCAGGATTTTCGGTAATAGGTAGTTGTGCGTTGTTTTGAGGGCTACAATTACTACATCACAAGCTGGCATTTTTGCCGTGTCATTGTAAGCCTTGACACAAGGAAGCGTGAAATCTCCTGTAGGAGATTCAACAATTAAACCATTGAGGTTAACGTATTCGTAATCAGTATTGAGCAGGAAATGGACATCCAAACCTGCTTGTTGCAGTTTAGCGCCGTAATAACCACCCAAAGCGCCTGTACCAATAATGGCGTAGCTACGCATATTAAACAGTAAAGTTATATTTTGTAACTCATAGCTGATAAATGATAACTGATAATTGATCGTTGATAATTGATAATTGACTTATGGGGGCAGGTAGCATTTCGCCCCTGAAGTCAAGCAGTTGCACAATTAAAAGGTATGCGATCGCCAGAGCTAAAGAAATTGCCCCAGCTATAATAGCTACAATTTTGGATCGATCCATTTTTATTTTCCTCAAGCAGATCTCGATCTTACAGAAAGCCTGCCATCATGCCCATGTGCCTCTAGTTATGGCATGGTCAAAAAAGATTAGACTGCCTATTGGAGATAATTTATATAGTCTGTTTAATTTTTATTGTTGCTACGGGTGCAAGTTAAATCGAGATGAAGTCTTTTACAGATTCGCCTTTATACGAACCAGGACGGGGAGCGATCGTCCATGTTGAGCGACCGCCAGTTGTGGAGACTTATCAACTGCGGAAAGTATACCGCACTGGCTTTTGGCTAAATCAAAAAATAGAATCCCTTAAAAGCTGCACTATGACAGTGTATCAGGGTGAAACTTTTGGTTTACTAGGACCAAATGGTGCAGGTAAAACCACATTATTGAAGACATTATTAGGAATTGTCCGCCCCACCTCTGGACGTGCATCACTCTTGGGGCATCCTATAGGCGATCGCGCTGTCAAGCAATCCATTGGCTACCTACCAGAAAACCCTTATTTCTACGATTATTTAACTGGCTGGGAATTTTTAGAGTTTGCTGCGGGATTATTTGAAATCCCACCTTCCGTACAGCGTCAACGCATCCCCGAACTATTAGAATTAGTTGGATTAGCGCAGTCAGCAGCTAAGAAAAAGCAGATGCGTCAGTATTCTAAAGGAATGCTACAACGGGTTGGGATGGCGCAAGCCCTGATTAATAACCCAGAAGTGGTATTTCTAGATGAGCCGATGTCTGGTCTAGATCCAATGGGTCGCCGCCAAATGCGTGAGTTAATTTTATCTTTAAAATATGCTGGAAAAACGGTTTTCTTCAATAGTCACGTTTTGACAGAAGTAGAACAGATCTGCGATCGCGTTGCTATCCTTGC contains:
- a CDS encoding serine/threonine protein kinase; translated protein: MSLCINPNCPRINADNDNTRFCLSCGSELLLDNRYQVMRLLTDNNNFSKVYEAYEQNTPKIIKVLKEHLNTHPRAVELFQEEANILGQLNHRGIPQIDGYFQYQTRDGLLLHCIAIEHIEGYNFEELLQQQGNRLISEKEAIAYLRQIAEILVAVHSQDYYHWNIKPSNIKFAPSDASRGGDTRAVYPTPQATGNLVLIDFATARELTYLHLASNGMEDAIPAVISPGYTPPEQVSNQPLLQSDFYALGRTFVFLLTGYHPLDFYDPQTDEIYWRGNADGISPLLMDFLDWLMAQNPSDRPINANEILQRLDELERELYYSDSPFPLTIIAGLIIAFWAKLLRFPLFGWLEYVTSTTLRIIIFITVIITVPGVLAVVSPKVICSLGLSSDACPSQEPEKIGDIDYFPPEEGTDSQGKTAEFEVAVLSREYEWRLGSASQIQSNDEIIKVQDLQQRLEQQGVLNRLGDTTDIMSVGTASCEGAVAAEELRALQRAKNIQLLTKTLFGNSPTVKNYHLLNLGKFKDCEKTINPSETSYQRSLIIVGVSKKDEGVLLDEALYDRLNKKPFGDFKLEDYSLGSQERFQLTN
- a CDS encoding DUF937 domain-containing protein → MTFFSQILGALQNSDQAASSGQVASILSTVDQVSDSYGTDRNTTQSALSIVGNYVRSALQQKRDTEGSEQAQSIVNQYSGSYPNPQAVNSVFSPDQTNGVIDAVAQKTGLNPQMIQQMLPILVPIVLNMLQTGTNAQSPQGGNPVLNAFLDADHDGDVDISDAMHLAARHLSP
- a CDS encoding YcjF family protein; its protein translation is MPLPRLLTLIFGISLILGLVLWLINSLYRLYWQVSFTSPFLAFLLLLLIIALLGVLIWSFIYYLGLFGRRQTPRRRLAPKVPAVKTEAAEETLRAVRQQVGQIQDEVAKQALLERSREIEANLARGELLVVVFGTGSAGKTSLVNGLIGRMVGKVDAPMGTTEVGETYTLKLKGLNRQILITDTPGILEAGVAGTEREQLARQLATEADLLLFVVDNDLRQSEYNPLKALAEIGKRSLLILNKTDLYTQEDQEVILARLRERVRGFIASSDIVAIAANPEAALLESGETFKPDPDIMPLIRRMAAVLRAEGEDLVADNILLQSQRLGDDARRLLDAQRRRQAEKVVERFQWIGAGVIAVTPLPVVDLLATAAVNAQMVVEIGRIYGCELNMDRGKELALSLGKTLASLGIVKGAIELISTALQLNVATYLLGKAIQGVTAAYLTRIAGKSFIEYFRQDQDWGDGGITEVVQRQFQLNRKDEFVKAFVTEAIARVVKPLTDNSEAIEAEKIHRNQEDDWQ
- a CDS encoding Uma2 family endonuclease, coding for MQATETKTTTPEQYLEIETLAEYKSEYYDGEVVPMAGGSPNHNRIALNFSGALNFALKGQKYDVFMTDMRLWIPRQRIYTYPDVMVVAGNLEFAEGRKDTITNPLLIVEVLSKSTKNFDLGEKFEFYRTIPTFQEYILIDQTKIHVEQFAKTTDNKWLLSEYEDENATLALTNLQFEIPLVDIYSRVEFNE
- a CDS encoding putative 2-dehydropantoate 2-reductase: MRSYAIIGTGALGGYYGAKLQQAGLDVHFLLNTDYEYVNLNGLIVESPTGDFTLPCVKAYNDTAKMPACDVVIVALKTTHNYLLPKILPNVVKDDGVVLVLQNGLGVEEEVADIVGADRVIGGLCFLCSNKVAPGHIRHLDYGEIKLGEYVPDYQVVGISERMRQIKSDFDSTGIPILLAEDLLLARWQKLVWNIPYNGLSVVLDALTDELMADPHARVLVEQLMQEVVAGAAACGRIISDSFIQKMLDYTVKTKPYRTSMKIDYEERRSLEVETMFGNPLRAAQKVGVNLPKTAMLYQQLKFLDARNSQKK
- a CDS encoding ABC transporter ATP-binding protein, producing MKSFTDSPLYEPGRGAIVHVERPPVVETYQLRKVYRTGFWLNQKIESLKSCTMTVYQGETFGLLGPNGAGKTTLLKTLLGIVRPTSGRASLLGHPIGDRAVKQSIGYLPENPYFYDYLTGWEFLEFAAGLFEIPPSVQRQRIPELLELVGLAQSAAKKKQMRQYSKGMLQRVGMAQALINNPEVVFLDEPMSGLDPMGRRQMRELILSLKYAGKTVFFNSHVLTEVEQICDRVAILAKGELICAGSLEQLLGVNQDIYQVKGIGGNPDILKRWVRDFTFDDEGWYGQLQGEPQEFLATLRLIGAQLISMQLSRPSLEEFFMQQLLKRGITQSS